GCAGAAGGCCGTGGTGGGCGTCATCGGCCCCGAGAGGATGGATTACGAAAAAGCTATCAGCGCGATAGACGGGGTGCTGCGGGAGCTGGACTCCGACCAGAGCTAAAGAGGAGAATAGATATGGACGAGCAGAAAAAACCTAACGCCGAAGAGCCGCAGGCCACGGAAGAAGTGCTGGAAGCCGCCGAAGAGGCGGAGCAGCGTCCTTCCGAGTGCGACGAGCTCAAAGAAGAGGTAAAAAAATTAAAGGAGGAGGTCGCGCGCGGCAGGGCGGATTATTTCAACCTGCGCACGAGGATGGAGAGAGACCGCGAGATCAACGCGAAGCTTGCGGCGGAGCAGGCGGTGAAAGAAATGATACCCGTCTTTGAAAACCTCGAAAGAATCGCTGACGCCGTGACGGATAAGGAAAGCGCCCTGGCAAAGGGGATGGCGATGGTCATCAAACAGTTTGAAAATGGCCTCTGCAATCTGGGGCTGGAATTCATCCCGGTAGAGGGAGAGTTCGACCCGTCGCTTCACGAAGCTGTGTCGATGGAGCCGGTCGACGACGCGTCAAGGGACGGACACATAATCGGCGCGCTTTGCCGCGGCTACAAGCTGGCGGGGCGTGTGCTGAAAGCGCCGCAGGTGCGCGTCGGAAAGTACAGCGGCGGACAGGATAATTGATAATTAAGGAAACAAAAGGGGCGGCAGCGCCCGTTAAAAATTTATAAACACAAAAGGTGGAGTGTATTATGAGCAAGACAATAGGAATAGACCTTGGAACTACGAACAGCTGCGTGTCGGTAAAAGAGGGGGACAACGTAACGGTAATACCGAACCCAGAAGGGCAGCGCACCACGCCGTCCGTGGTGGCCTTCACTAAGGACAACGAAATACTCGTCGGGCAGCTTGCTAAGCGCCAGGCGATAGTCAACCCCGACCGCACGGTCATTTCGATCAAGCGTTCGATGGGCAGCGACAAGACGATATCGATAGACGGCAAGAGCTACACGCCGCAGCAGATATCGGCGATGATTCTCCAGAAGCTCAAGAAAGACGCCGAAGAGTATCTCGGCACGACGGTCACCGACGCGGTCATCACGTGCCCCGCCTACTTCACCGACGCTCAGCGTCAGGCCACGAAGGACGCGGGAACGATCGCCGGGCTCAACGTAAAACGCATCATCAACGAGCCGACGGCGGCCTGTCTCGCCTACGGTGTCAACATGGAGAAGGGCGACCATAAGATAATGGTCTACGACTTGGGCGGCGGCACCTTCGACGTTTCGATACTCGACGTCGGCGAAGGCGTTTTCGAAGTCCTCTCGACGGCCGGCGACAACCTGCTCGGCGGCGACGACTGGGACAACGAGATAGTCAAATGGCTCGCGTCGGAGTTCAAAAAGAGCGACGGCATCGACCTGCTGAAGGACAAGATGGCTTCGCAGCGTCTGCGCGAAGCGGCCGAAAAGGCGAAGATCGAGCTCTCGTCGATGCAGGAAACGACGATCTCCCTGCCGTTCATCACTGCAGACGCCAACGGTCCGAAGCACCTTGAACTGAAGCTGACGCGCGCGAAATTCGAAGACCTGACGCACGCGCTGCTCGAAAAGACGATAGCGCCCGTCAAGACGGCGATGAAGGACGCCGGGCTTGCGCCGGCCGACATCAACAAGATACTTCTCGTCGGCGGCTCGACGCGTATGCCGATGGTCCAGAAGCTTGTGCAGGAGATCATGGGCAAAGAGCCGACAAAGGGCATCAACCCGGACGAGTGCGTCGCAATGGGTGCGGCTCTGCAGGGAGCCATCCTCTCCGGCGAACAGCAGGGGATAGTCCTCGTCGACGTAACGCCGCTTTCGCTCGGACTTGAGACGCTCGGTGGAGTCTTCACGAAGATAATCGACAAGAACACCGCGATCCCCGTCTCCAAGAGCCAGGTATTCACGACGGCGGCGGACAACCAGCCGCAGGTAGAGATACACGTGCTGCAGGGCGAGCGTGCGATGGCCGGCGACAACGTAACGCTCGGGCGCTTCATCCTCGACGGCATCAAGCCGGCGCCGCGCGGTATCCCGCAGATCGAAGTAACGTTCGATATCGACGCAAACGGTATAGTGAACGTCACGGCGAAAGACAAGGCGACCGGCAAGGAGCAGCACATCACCATACAGTCGTCGCGCCTGACCGAAGAGGAGATCGAGAAGATGCGCCGCGACGCTGAAGTGAACGAAAGCGCGGACAAAAAGCGCAAAGAGCTCATCGAAGCTCGCAACGAAGCGGAGTCGGTTATTTACCAATCCGAGAAGCTTGTCAAGGAATCAGGCGGCGCTGATCCCGCGGCTCAAGCAAGAGTCAACGAGCAGATAGCCAAGCTCCGCGAAAAGATGGGCGGAGAGGACTCCTCGGCGATCAAAGAAGAGACGAAGAAGCTGATGGATGTGATGAACGTTCTCGCGCAGGCGGCGCAGAAGGCCGGAGCCGGAACGCAGCCTGGAGCAGGGGCTCAACCGCAGCCGCCGCAGGATAACGGAGGCGACGGCGAGACGGTAGACGCAGAATTCCACGAGGAAGACAATTAATCCTCAAAAAATAGCCAAGTATGCCGCAGAGGATACCTCTGCGGCATATTAGTGAGATATGCGGCGCAGGCGGCTCTCCCAGATTTTTAACTAATCTTGACAAATAGCCGCCCTGTTGTATAATCCGTTGCTGTAAATGCGTAAATTTTATTGAGAGGTGAGGCGCTGATGGCTGCTCCCGGTAAAAAGGACTATTACGAAATATTGGGCGTTAGCCGGGAAGCATCGGCTGACGACATAAAGAAGGCTTACCGTACGCTGACGAGGAAATATCATCCGGACGCAAACCCGGGCGACAAAGAGGCGGAAGCCAAATATAAAGAGATAAATGAGGCGAACGAGGTCCTGAGCGATCCTAAGAAACGCGCGCAGTACGACCAGTTCGGCTATGTCGGCGACATGCCGCCCGAGGGCTTCGGAGGC
Above is a genomic segment from Synergistes jonesii containing:
- a CDS encoding nucleotide exchange factor GrpE translates to MDEQKKPNAEEPQATEEVLEAAEEAEQRPSECDELKEEVKKLKEEVARGRADYFNLRTRMERDREINAKLAAEQAVKEMIPVFENLERIADAVTDKESALAKGMAMVIKQFENGLCNLGLEFIPVEGEFDPSLHEAVSMEPVDDASRDGHIIGALCRGYKLAGRVLKAPQVRVGKYSGGQDN
- the dnaK gene encoding molecular chaperone DnaK → MSKTIGIDLGTTNSCVSVKEGDNVTVIPNPEGQRTTPSVVAFTKDNEILVGQLAKRQAIVNPDRTVISIKRSMGSDKTISIDGKSYTPQQISAMILQKLKKDAEEYLGTTVTDAVITCPAYFTDAQRQATKDAGTIAGLNVKRIINEPTAACLAYGVNMEKGDHKIMVYDLGGGTFDVSILDVGEGVFEVLSTAGDNLLGGDDWDNEIVKWLASEFKKSDGIDLLKDKMASQRLREAAEKAKIELSSMQETTISLPFITADANGPKHLELKLTRAKFEDLTHALLEKTIAPVKTAMKDAGLAPADINKILLVGGSTRMPMVQKLVQEIMGKEPTKGINPDECVAMGAALQGAILSGEQQGIVLVDVTPLSLGLETLGGVFTKIIDKNTAIPVSKSQVFTTAADNQPQVEIHVLQGERAMAGDNVTLGRFILDGIKPAPRGIPQIEVTFDIDANGIVNVTAKDKATGKEQHITIQSSRLTEEEIEKMRRDAEVNESADKKRKELIEARNEAESVIYQSEKLVKESGGADPAAQARVNEQIAKLREKMGGEDSSAIKEETKKLMDVMNVLAQAAQKAGAGTQPGAGAQPQPPQDNGGDGETVDAEFHEEDN